The genomic interval AATCTATAGGAAGTGCCTTAGGATCTTCCACGGATCATCAAGGTAGGAAGCAAGATCATTAGCTCTGAGTCAAGATGGGTAAGGATATTATAGAttgtgaggagagaagagaatgtAATAGAATCATTTAAAAGAGTAGAAGGCTGAATAGATTATTGGTGTTGTTTACACCAGTCATATTTCCTGTACCTTCATCTCCTTCCTGCAATTTTTGTGTCTTGTTATATCTTTACCAATTATACCTCACTATAACTTTTGAAATTTCACAGAAACTTCTATTTAATGAAGGAACCCAAATCCCATGGGctaaataattttctcaaaagagcataattaataaatagaatatcTACAAAGGACTATTAGATTTTGAAAGATAATGTCCTTTCAAACTTCAAACTGACCATGGTTTTATTCCTGCCTTGATCACAACTTGTATCCACCAAAAGCAGACAGCTTCTGAAAATACCTCTTGTTCTCAACTTTGCTTCTCTATTTTCAAGGAGCATCATGAGGTTGGAGTGGAAATCTTCtgcagaaaatttatttttaggaagtgGAGATATCTGAGTCAGGCATTTGTCCTGGGAGTATGAAGAAACCTCTAATTCCCCAAAGAACTTGGGAAACCTAACACTGAATCCAGTGTTTGGGAGCTACTGAACTTATAACATTCATTAGCCAATAAGACTGTCCCTATGTGTAAGAATGCTGGGTTTGTAAAAGATTGTGGTACTCGGTATTTTTCTACCATATTCATGGTACCTTACATTTGCAAAGACTTCCAGAAATCTTTCTGGAATATCAACTTCCTTGATAAAGGTCCCATATTAGCATTAGGTCTTTCataaaaatttgttataattGGCCTCATTTTTCCAGTGATGcacaaaatatatagaaatataagtgGGTGAAAAAGATGATATGTGTCCTTCCTCCAGAtagtcacttatttttatttctttgtggcaTATATCATCTCAAACACTGAAATGTGGATGACATTTACTTAGAAGCATATAATTCAAACATTGCTTTCATATGTATTATACAACCAGTTTTCATAACAgtactaaaatatattattttaattcaaaactTGTTACAAAACTTTGATTCTACAATGATAtataatttgtgaataaataattaatacaACAAAATTTGCAATGCAtgacttttgttttcaaattgtgtGGTTCTGGAGATTTCTTCACAATATCTAGTCCTTCAAATAATGTTAACCACAACATTAGTATATTTTACTATTACTAATGAGTATTATAATGTtataattctcttttctaaatttaATATGTCTGAAAAATTACCATAGATTTGGGTAATCAATAGGAAATAATGGTCAGAAATGTTGGTTAGTTAAATGTATCcctatttttaagtgaaatgcaattatatattatttcatctctaaattaTATCAAATATGGTTCTGAAAAGAGATTACATTTCATCAAAATTTGTCAGTGGTCAGGAACTCTTTATGCATTGGCTTCCTATACCCTAAGGaaatacatatattcatgtaCAAAGCTCTCTTGACAGTCTCTCTACTTTCACTTCTTTCTGCTCTTTACCAACATCTTCCAGGACAATAAAGTAGCACATTAAAAATCTTCTCTAGTTTCTGTCCACCTTTTAACCTAATGCCTAGAGAATAGTAGGTACTCAAACAAATGCCTGTCATACTGAGTTGAAATGAAACACCTTTCTAAATTTCAATTTGTTTATAGGTAGATAATTAGGTTTTATGAGTAGAAAGTAGATAATTTAAGTCTATTTTTTATGAACAATTTACTTTGTTCAGTTTAAATCaggttgtattttttatttgttctaaataattatacatgatagaagaatgcattttgacacattatacacaaatggagcacatcttctcattcatctggctggacatggtgcagagtcacaccagtagtgtaaccatacatgtatatagggtaatagtGTCTGTCTtatctactgtccttcccatctccacacccttcctctcccctcactcccctctgcccaatccaaagttttaagtctaatttttatttaacttagtGTCCAAATGTTAATGACATTAGTTTTCCTGACACTAgtgtaatatttaatatttaaaatatttttgtgataatTATGTTACCTATATAATTATGCTACATAATTATATTATGTGTGTTTTAATATGTATGTTATAATTATATTATGTCATGCATATAGGTAGAATGATGGACccaagataattaaaaatattcatgaatttggaaaaaaatataaaaatataattgcatCATGATTAAATCCTTAAGATAATAAAACCCGAAAGTAACAAAATCTTTCTCCTTTAATATAGTTGAATATATGAATCCAAAGTAGTGATTTTAGAATGTCAGGacatctttcttttcattatcttagataaataataataataataaattagaacACTAGTgtggggtttctttttttctatatatgtaatGTACATCAAAactttgtttatttctatatatagAAAATAGTTTTCCTAGGATCTCTATCAGTAAGAATTAGCGTGAACACTAGACTCCAGTTGTTTTGTAATGCACTGATTTAGAGGTTAAGAttgagaagaaaacataattatattttatattttgtctgcaAGAACATAAGTAGCATAATAAATGCTTTAGAAAATACATATAACTAAGTACCTAATCATATTACACTGTTCATTAAGAGTTAGTGTCAACCAGTGAAAAAGATTGATATATTTGTTCTAGTAGAATGAAAGAAAGTTTCACTTAAAAGTAAGATCTGGAATGGAGAACAAAGCATTGGACAAATGATACTGTGGAAATACAATGAAAATaggtttaaaaattcataaaatattaaagggaaaattacatgtcattaaaaatataaccattattttaatgaaagcatAGTAAAGTACATCTAACTTTAATGAACTGAACAGGTAATAGAAAATAAGGTGTCAAGAATCCCTAGGAGCTAGCTGAAGTCCAGTATTGATGTGAACTGCAAGACAAGTTTCTAAACCTATTTGTGCAAGTGGAATGTTTCTACCAGCGTCACTTCTCATACAACAAACTGTGCCACAACTTCTTTCTCTCCATATTAACACACTCAGGACTCCATGACTGGAACAGATTTACTATCTCCTTAGTTAGATGATCCTCCGATGAATAACGGATTGATAACTTTAGATATGATTCTTAATTGCAGGGAGAAGTGGACTTCCACCAAAGTATAGAATTGAGAGATGCCAAAAAGTGAGAGGAATATGTAAACCATTTTGTGATGATGATGAGTATGATTACGGATACTGCATTAGATGGAGAAATCAGTGCTGCATATAAACTCCGGAAAACAGAAATACTATTGAGCATCAAATCTGGAACAGAGATGTATCTTATTTAATTCAGACTtggtaaaaagaaaatgtcttcaaattttcatggaaatatgcacctttaaatttcaaatacatacatatatatatatatatatatatatatatatatatatatatatgtactaaaAAAGTTTAGTCTCTGTTCATTGGGGTTTTGTATTTCAGACAAAGCGAC from Ictidomys tridecemlineatus isolate mIctTri1 chromosome 8, mIctTri1.hap1, whole genome shotgun sequence carries:
- the LOC101970210 gene encoding beta-defensin 110 codes for the protein MSTGRSGLPPKYRIERCQKVRGICKPFCDDDEYDYGYCIRWRNQCCI